The Bacteroides fragilis NCTC 9343 genome includes the window TTGTGTTTTTAAAAGTTCTCTCTTTCTATTCTCTTGTACTAATAATTGCTTTTGTGCCTGCTTTTTTTCTTGTAATGACAATACTTCTTCTTCAAATAGTCCGGAATGTAGAAAATTGTATAGCTCAGTATAATTGAGCTTAAGATCAGCATAGCGTCCCTGTACTTCTCCTAATTCAAGATCATTGCGCAAAAAATCGGGTTCGGGAATTACTGAAAGGCTATCTTTTCCAATTGTGTTTTCTAGGACTGTAATGTAATGATCTAAAATTTTCATGTCTTTCCATTGTGCTGGTGACTCTAATATGGCAAGGACTTGTCCTTTTGTTATACTTTCTCCTTCTTCTGTGAATATGATTTCTATTTTTCCATTTACTTTGGAAATTAGATTTGCTGGCGGATTTATGGTTGTAATTTCAACTGTAGCAGGTACAATATCTGGATATCTTATAAATCCAGAAACGGAAATAACCAGTAAAAGAAAAACGAAGAAAATGGTTATTCCCCATCTTAATATCCACGTAGGACGATAGTTGTACAACTGGTCTCTATAGACTTGGCGTAACTGAATTTTTGACATGATGTATTATTTTATCCAATCTCTAATTGACTAGAAATTAGGTCGTAATATATTCCTTTTAAATTTATAAGTTCTTGATGAGTCCCTTGTTCCACAATTTTTCCCTTTTCCATGACCACTATATTATGGGCATTTTTTACAGTACTTAATCGGTGCGCTATTACAATGGCGGTTTTTCCTTCTAAGATGGTTTCCAAATTTTTGGAAATCTGTTTTTCATTATTCGTGTCAAGAGAGTTTGTCGCTTCATCCAGGAATATGAAGTCTGGGTTTTTGTATATCGCCCTAGCTATTAGTATACGTTGCTTTTGCCCTTGACTTAATCCTGAACCATTAGTTCCAAGTGGAGTGTATAGCTTTAAAGGGCGAGCATTAATGAAATTTTCTGCGTTTGCCAGTTGAATCGCTTTCACTAGTTGTTTTTGATTTACGTTCATTTCTTCATCTTCCAATGTGATATTATATAAGATAGTGTCATTAAAAAGTTTACCATCTTGTAATACGGCACCGCAACTATTACGCCAACGATATAAATCGATATTATCTAATGGCACTCCTCCGACTTCAATTTCACCATTTGTTGGTTTATAAAACCTGAGTAACAATTTTAGTAAAGTGGTTTTACCGCTTCCGCTTTCCCCTACGATAGCTGTAATCTTTCCCTCCGGTATCTCTAAATTTATATTGTCTAATACTTTGTTTAAATTAGGGTTGTAGTAAAAATCTAAATCTTTCACCTTAATGCCTTTTTCTATAGGAATGGAAACTTTTGATTCAGATATTTCTGGTTCTTCTTCCCAAATGACCTCGTTTACACGTTTAAGGCTGATGCGGGCAAATTGTAGGGAATGTACATAACCAATCATACTTTTTATGGGGGCATTCAGTTGCCCTAATATGTACTGAGCTGCCATCATCATACCTAGCGTCATTGTTCCTTCTATTACATTTAGAGCCGCAATATAAGTAATAAAAAGCCCTTGTAAATGGATGATAAAAGAGGCTCCGGTCGCTTCTATCTGGTCGAGATTCATGTTTTTTACCCGCAAACCATAAATTTTAAAGCGGCTGAGTTCCCATTTCCATCTTCGTTTGTTCGCGATATTATTTATCTTTATTTCGTTCACATTTTCTAATAATTCCAATAGATCGTTCTGATTAGTGGCCCTGCATCCGAATAGTTGATTATCTAGTTTCTTTCGTTGCTTTAGAAAAAGAAATATCCATCCGGTATAAACTGTGTTACCGATCATAAATACAAGGAACATATTACTTTCGTAATAGAGCATAAGCAGGCTGTAGATGACAAAGAGTAGGATATTGATGAAGATTCCCAGAAAAGTGGACATGATAAATGACTGTATACGTCCGTGGTCATCTATTCGGGTTAGTAAGTCGCTAACCATTTTACGCTCAAAAAAAGTAATGGGTAAACTCATGGTTTTGCGGAGGAAATCACTGACCATTCCCATGTTAATCCGCTCTGACACATACAGCATAAGGCGGCTTTGGATAAAGTCAGATGCCATTGAACTAAATGCCAAAATCATACCTGCTATCAGCATGGTGTTCACAAATTGGATATTACCGGACCCAATGCCGAAATCTACAATGGATTGGGATATGAAAGGGGAAAGTAGCCCGATCAATATCCCTGCAACCATACCTACTATAACTTGTCCTAAATATCGGTGATGAGGTTTCAGATATTTCATAAAATGGCTGAAAGAGGCTCGGGTTTCCATTTCGTTCATGTTGTGAAATTCGGGAGTCGTTTCTAATATCATGATGGTTCCAAGTCCGTTGCACATCTCCCACGCTTCCCTAAATTCTTTATGGTTGTAATGGGTAAGTCCTTGTGCAGGATCTGATATATAAACTTTTCTATTCGTGATTTTATGGACTACTACGAAATGACTTTGTTTCCAGTGTACAATTAATGGCAATGGCATCTTCTCTATTAAATCTTCGAATGTAACTTTGATAGCCAGTGTTCGGAAACCAATCTCTTCTGCTGCCCGGCCAATGTCGAACAATGATACGCCTTCGCGAGTTGCATAACAGCGATCCCTCAAATATTTCAATGAAAATCTCTTGCCATAATTTTGGGCTATAATCTTCAGACAGGCTGGTCCACAATCCATTTGGTCATGTTGAATGTAAGATGGAAAGTTTATTCTCATAGTTGTTCTTTGGATTTTCTTTTTCGAGATTTGCAGATGGTTTTTCCTTTTTTATAAATATTCCTTCTGATTATTTTCTCGGTAAAGTTTGGAACTGGGTTATATAATTTTCTTATACCTAAATATAAGTATGGATATAATAATTTATATAATGATCTTTGTAATTTATATTGTCTCCTATTAAATAGAAAGTAGTTAATATACAGTTAAATTTGTTCTTGGCTTATGTGTATTTGTTCTTTCTTTAAACGTATTTCTTTTTAAGAAAAAAATAAATAATATACATGATTGAAATAGCAACTATAATGTAATATATAGGACTATATACATAATTTAAAACTCTTGATGTAATGGACCAAAAAACACTGTATGAACAGTAGACGCTAATACTGTACAAAGAATGAACCAGTATAAGAAGGAAACCATTTTCTGATTTAACGTACAAATAGGCTAATATAAACCCAAAGCATGCCATTGAAATCATTGTATAGATACTACTCGTATGTATTATACCAAAGAGTAGTGCTGTTCCCGTGATTATAATCCATTGATTCATTTTACCTTTGAATTTATTGATAATAATGATTCTAAAGCATAATTCTTCTAAAATAGGGATTAAGAATAGACTATATATGAATCTCGGAAAATTGAGTAGTTCTTGTTTCGCCAATGATATGTTTTGAGGAATTGGGGTAATCATCCCTATAGCTATACACATGGATATAGTTAAAATGCAAACAGAAAGAATTGTTTTCAAAGAAAGACTCCTATTGAAAGACGAATGACATCGAATATTTTTTCTGAATATTAAGATAAATGTAGCGAGACTGAATAGCGTCATGGGGCGTATCCATGGAGTTGTATTTTGCACTAAGTTTCCAATAATTAATACCGTTAAAAGACTAATTAAGGGATATGCAAGTATGACAATTAGGAACGATAAAAAAAGATAGATTTTTTTCATGTATTTTTTGAGTTTTGTTTGCAGATAAACCCAATTTTAACTTCAGAGAATATCTGCAAACTGTTAATGTTAATTATGAGAAAATTTATTTGCTTCCATAATAAATGTGTTTATGGCAAAAGAAATGAGTCCAAATCGTCACGATATCATGTTCCGGCTTAGGCTTGGTTTGATCATATCCTAATCCGTTACCGCAGGCCGGGCATCCGTCTATATCCCATCTCCCGGTTTCGTTCCAAGAAGTTCCATAGATTGTTACAGCCGGGGCTGCATAACCATAACCATCAACATAACCACCTTGCCAAGTGTTATTCTCTAACATTCTAAAAAACTCATCTTGGCTAACTCCTCCTTTAAGAGAAGTCTGCTCTTCTATATTCACTACAGGATATTCACTCAATTTATTTATATTCAGTTTTTTCATATTGTTAAAATATTAGTAAGACGTTGGTTGTTTCTTGACTTTTTCGTGAAGCAGTATTTTTTGCTTTTCGACCTGTTGGGCGGCATGGTATGTCAGGGAAACCATGGCAGATATAAACATAACTTTTGTCTTAATCTGCATTGCAATGTTCTGTTTTTATTAGCAGTGTTTACATGTTTAGTTATTCTTATTTTATTATTTATTTCCTTATGACGGGAAAACATATTTTTAATATTCTTCAATTTTATCCAGTTGATATAGATTTTCGCTATTCAATAAGTAATCATACCCTGACGACATGTCCTTTTGTTGGTCTTCTTGTATATACCTTTCATATTTTCTAATTCGATCATTTTCTTTCATGGATCCATAGTCTTTAAATAATATATTGCTTTGCCATGTGTTCGTGAAATACGGAGTCGCTATGAAGTGTAATTTCTTATGGGTGTTTATGTGAGTATGCCCTATAGGTCTGAACATTCGGTAAACTGTGAGGATACCTTTGTTAGAATTCGGAATATCACCTTTATAACTTTGTTCATCGTTCCATAAATACACACCCCTAAAACTTACCACATGTATCTCTTTATTATTCTCAAATTCTGAAAAATTGGTAAATCTCTCATCAAATCTTTCGTCAATATCCATAAAACAAAACCATTCGGATTGGAAGAAGGCACTTAAATCGAGTAATATATTTCTATTCTCTAAATCGTTGAACCCACTTCTTTTCTTTTTCACTTTTAATATAATTTTGTCATGGATTGCTAGATCCCAAGTTCGATCCGTACTTTCATCATCCAGCAAAATGATACCGTCAAAATAGTTTGCCATATTTGTTAGAAAACCTTCTATCAGTTTTTCTTCGTTGTACGCTTGGCAGAGGACTATCTTTTTATGCCTTTTCCGAAATGCGGCGGGGTGTCTGATTTCGAAACCGATAAATTGCTGTAGATATGTATAGCACAAGTCTTTTGCATATTGATTGTCTTGCCAGTCGTAAATGACTTTGTTAAATTCACTTCCCCAAATATCTTTGTTAGCAATTGCTTCCGAAGGATAATTCATTTTTCTCCAATCCGAGATGCTATGTTTATTGATACGTTTAGAGCGTTCGTTGGGATCATAATTTTTTTCCCGATGAATAGTCTTTGCCTCTGGGAGGATGAATTTTTTGATACCAGACATGTCCAACCGTGCACGCATATTATTATCTTCTCCACCCCATGTGATGAATGTTTCATCATAACCATGTAATTTGTATAGATGGTTACGTTCTACCATCAAATTACCCCACGGGATAAAATCCAACTCTTTTATATTATTTTCTGTAAGTTCCTGCTCATAGGGTACATATGCCATCATTGCGAGGATATAGTGCATGGGATATTTCTCTATGGCATCTCTCATTTGCCATATAATATCAGTGAGGAATTCTACTTCAGGATCTATTTGTAGGATATACTTTTTGGTAGCATGCTTGAGTCCTACATTTAGTACGGAAGCATGGTTGCGAGGAGCATGTTTTCGTTCATTAATAATTAGCTTCCAATTTATGAATGGATAATTTTGAAGCAGCATTAGAAGTTCTGACTTTTCATCGGGGTCGTCCAGAACAATGATTACCTCAATACCGTTTCGTTGTAAATAGGGTGCATTATGTGGTAATACTTTTCTGAACTCCGTATATCTTTTATAGAAAGACATAACGATACTTACATCGAAGTTATGAATAATATCATTATTTAAATCGATGAGTTTCTTTTCTGTTGTGGGTTTATTTACGTTCATGCTATCAGTATTTTTTCATTAAACAGCATTTGGATAAACTCCACAAATATTTTAGGTTCCTTTTTGTATGGACTCATATTTATAGCATCTTTTATTAAGCAACTTCTTTTAAAAAGGGCTATAATTTCAGCTTCTTCTTTACCAAAACTTGAATGGACTTTGTTGTTGGCTGTATAAGCTAATACAAATTTGGTATCAGAAAATTTAATAAGGTGAAAAGCATCCGATAACCTAAGGTGAATTTCCATAGGGAACGTATATAATTGTTTGTGGTTGGCTGCTACTTCTAAAATTAAGTCGTTAAGCGATTGCTGGGTTTGGCGATACTCATTGTCCAACAATTCTTTGTTTTTAATAATAATGCAGTCTATGTTTTTGCTCTTTTCTGTATTTTGTACATATTGAATATCGTTCATGATCAAATTCAAAGGGATGTATTCGTTTAAGCTTCCCCCTATCCGTCCCTGAAACTTATTAGCGAATTGTTGGCTGAGGTTTTGGGGTGTGATAAGTCCTCCATATCCTTGCTCTCCAATCACGATACATGGTTTACCTAACATTATTCCTGTGTAAATAGAAATACCATCCCCGATGATTATATCATTTGATAGAATTACTTTTTCGATATTCGATTCTTTTACATTGATAAGTGTAATATTAGAATTGAATATAGGGATAAGAGGATCTCCATTATAAAGTATTGTGATTCTATAGTCTGATAAAATATTTAATAAGTTACTGATATAATAGACCGGTGAATTTTTAAGGTTAGGGTGTGCGATAGCTATTAATAGTTTGGGGCTATTTTTATTTCTTATTTCTACATTTTTAGTAACGACTGGTATAGAAAAATATGGTAAGACAAACATTTTGTCTTTTTGAAAGAAACTCTCCAAGAGCTGATTGAAGCAATCACAAAGTATTATTTTTTCTACTTGTTGGTCTTCACTTAAATATTCGTCTTTTAAATACTCTGTATTTATGAAGTGTATGATTGGGATATTTGATTTTCTTGCAAATTGACTAATGTGGCTCAAACCTGTTTTGCCATAAGTAAGAATAATCTCTGCTTCTTCTGTTTTTATATGACTTGACGGGGGGATATATAGATAATCACTGAGATGATTTTGAGATTTACATATAAGGGTGATATCATTGCTATCATCTTTATTATCCAGAATCTTTAGTATTCTATTACAAAAGTCAACTTGTCGCTGGTTGGAGACGTCTAGGGAAAAAAGTATTTTCATAATTAGTAAGGTTTCTTGGTTTTCAGTAATAATAAAATTATTATTTTGTTAATATATGACTTTTTTTTATATGAACATCCTCCAAAAAGATTTTTTTATTTTTAATTAACTAATTAAAAAAAACGGTATGCAATGCCATTCTTGCTGTTATTGAATAGTGAGACGAATAGTATGTACTCTGTTGATATCTGAGTAGTTACGCTTTCTTTTGCTGTATCCCTTCTATTATAAATCAATGCTGTATTTTCGCGTTTGGTGAAGGTGGCGGTCGCTGACTGGCCTGTTATACTTTCGGAGATAAACGATAAACTCTCTCCGATGGAGCGAACCATATCCGGGGTAATCTGTATACATATGAAAGCCTCATTATCTTTTTAGTAAAAGAGTGAGGACTTATTGTAACAGCCATCGAATCATCCTCTTGATAAAGTGCGACGGTTCTTTTCTTCTTTGCGGATTACGAACTAACCAACGGTATTTGTTTTTGATATTAAACGATTGTATACAAGTATGTTATGATGAATCTCCGTTTGTTTATTCCGGCCCTGGTATGCGGGCTCATGGGCCTTGGTATACGGGCTCATAAGCCCGGGTGGCGGGGATGGGATGAAGAACGGATCATTTTCGACTAAACAGTAAAGGAAAGCACAATGCTCTAAACAATGTATTCAGTTAATAAATACGTTCCTTAGTGTTGCCTATCAGCGTCTTAACGATTGGATGGCACTCAAGTTGACGGGTGGAAGATAGAAGATGCGGGTGGAAGATAAACAGGCTGAAAATGCGATCTTCCACCGCGTCATTGCATTGATTATTAATGGAGTAAGTGGAAAAAGGTGGAAGACGGAAGATCGAAACGTATTTTTTGTAGGAGAAGCAGTTGCTCTGCCAAGTGAAGCATTAAAATAGAATAAAGAATATTCTCTGAAAAATAGCAGAGATTCAGTATGCCGCACGGTATTTTCCTTCCTCCTTATCCTCAAGCATACTCAGATAGGAAGTGTAGCGTGATTCGCTGATGTAGTGCTCTTCTACTGCTTTCCGAACAGCACAACCGGGTTCTTGGCGGTGTGTGCAGTTTCCATATTTACAGTTTGCCGAAGTTTTGAATATTTCGGGGAAGTAGTGACCTATCTCTTCCTCTTCCATATCGAAAGTACCAAAACCTTTGATTCCCGGAGTGTCGATAATGTATCCGTCTCCCGGTACAGGGAACATTTCGGAGAAAGTGGTGGTGTGCATTCCCTTGTTGTGATAAGCTGATATTTCCGCAGTCTTGACTTCCAGCCCCGGAACAAGGGCATTGATGAGGGTTGATTTACCCACTCCCGAATGTCCGGAGAAGAGGGTTACCCGGCCTTTCAGTTCCTCGCGTATGGCATCGACTCCTTCACCGGTCAGTGCGGATATTTTAAAACAAGGGTAACCTATTTGGGTATAGAGCGTGATGAGGCTGTCCAGATAATGCAATTCGTCTTCATCATAAGCATCCACTTTGTTGAAAAGAATCTTCACCGGTACCCGATAGGCTTCTGCCGATGCTAAAAAGCGGTCGATAAAAGTGGTTGAAGTTTCGGGATAGTTAACAGTCACCACCAGCATACATTGGTCGAGGTTGGCTGCAAGAATATGTGATTGTTTGGAGAGGTTCGATGAACGGCGGATGATGTAATTTTTCCGATCTTCTATCTCACTGATAAAGGCTGTTCCTTCCTGATTGAGTATGATTTGTACACGGTCACCTACGGCAACGGGATTTGTACTCCGTATGCCTTTCAGCCGAAAATTACCTTTGATCTTACATTCAACCAGCTGCCCGTCATCAGTTTTCACCTGATACCAGCTACCTGTATTCTTTATTACTAATCCCTTCATGTTTTATAAGCAGCTAGTTACAAGTTACGGGCTATTAAGAAAACTTTGAGGCGTTATACACAGATGTGTATGGTAGCCCGTAACTTGTATTTCAATTATACGGTCATAATTTCTTTGTCCTTTTCAGCCAGCATTTCTTCAATTTTGGCAATGTATTTGTCATGAACCTTCTGCAGTTTAGCTTCTGCGTTCTTTTGTTCATCTTCAGCCAAACCGTCTTTTACAGCTTTCTTCAGTGCATCGATGCCGTCGCGCCGTGCGTTACGGATACTGACTTTGGCTGTTTCACCCTCAGCTTTACATTGTTTGGCGAGTTGCTTACGGCGTTCCTCGGTAAGAGGTGGAATACCGATGCGGATAATTTCACCGTTATTCTCCGGCATAATGCCGAGATCGGAGTCGATAATGGCTTTTTCAATAACCCGGAACATGCTTTTATCCCAAGGTTTAATCGTGATGCTGCGTGCATCGGGAGTGGTTACGGCAGCTACGTTGCTGATGGGCACCATGCTTCCGTAAGAGTCTACACGGATACCATCCAGCAAGCGTGTGCTTGCTTTTCCGGCGCGGATGTGTGCCAGTGCTTCTTCCAGATACATCACTGCCATATCCATCTTCTCTTGTGATTCTTCGATAATCGTTTTTACGTCTACCATCTTATTAAGTATTTATAAAATTGGCACTTTGATTCATTTTGAAAACAAAAGTAGATTATTTTTTGATTATCTGCAACTATCTATAGAGAGAAATGCGTTGCCTGACGTTTCTCTTTCTAAATAGTATTATTGGTAATTATCGCAATAGGTGGTAGACGGGCTGCTGATATAACGTCCGCTTAAGTTACAACTGGAACCACTGAGGTGACTACAATTGGAGCATCTTTTACCGCCGGATGAAGAAGATGATTTTCCTAAAAGTGAAAGCAGAAAGAGAGCGATTAGTACAATTAGTAAAAGGATGAGGAAATGAGCTACAATTAAGACAGTGGCTGTTGAACCAATTAAATAAGTTAATGTACAGATACACGCATGTTTCCATCCACCTTTGGGAAGTACTTTATTGAAAATAATACCTGTTTGCACAGATTGTCCGACAAGAAATCCAATTCCTACCACAGGCAAAAAGCCTACAAAGAAAAAGCCACAAATGATAGCGCCTATGATACAGATGCCCCAAGTATATATTCCCCATGTCCAATTGAAAGTTGCGTAGGAATTGTATTGCACATCATTCAAGGTATTGAAAAAACACATCCATTGATTAAATACAACTGCACCGAATATAAAGAAATTAATGATGGTCCATAGCCATCCTATTTTATCGGGAGTGCAAAACCAAATACTATTTGCGCCCATTGAAAACACATAAAATAGTTCTAACAAACAGACGGTAATGAATAAACTGAGGTTTATCGTATGTTCGCTGTCTTCTAGCGGAGTACTTTCTCCACGACGCATTCTAAGGATGAATAGCACAATAGAAAGTCCTAATATGATATAAACTAAAGGGCGGCAATCATAATTTGTTTGTCGAAACCAGTCGCTGAGTGTATTTGTTGGAGCTTTTGCGGGAGGTGTTGGAGTAACAGGTCGTATGTAGGTCGTACTTACGTATCCATATCCGCCATTGAAGGATACCTTTGCCCATTCTCCATCTATTGATTCTACATTTACGATTCCTCCATGATTTATTGTTCCGATGACAGGAGCATTTGTGCTTCCATGACTACGTATGTTTAGAAAAGTATTGGCGGTCACTTCATACTTTTCCAAAGCTTGGGTAGAGAGGACTATAATGAATAGTCCGATACAAATGAACAGGAATCGTTTGAATGTTTTCATCAGTTTGTTATTTACTGGGTTTTTATGTCTTTTACAGAGGGCGTGATGATAACAGTTGTTGGCACTCGGATTAAAGATACTAATTGCTCTAATTCTGAATTTTTGATTCGAATGCATCCTTCGGTCGCTCGGGTCCCAATAGATAATGGGTCGTGGGTGCCATGAATCCCAATTCCTTTATGTCCGGGTGTTTCTAACCGGATGAAATGATTACCGTATGCACCCTCTATTTCACCTTTCCCATCTCCAAAATCGTGTTTCCATTTAGAAGCATCTTGGATATCGATTATTTTAAAAGTTCCTTCAGGAGTTTTTAAATCTCCTTGTTTTTCCTTGTTGCCATAATTCTTTCCACAAGCTATGTCGGCAGTGAATAATTCTTGGCCCTTATAGTCTATTAAGCGTAATTTCATTTCATCTTTTGAGATGAGAAGAATGTTCGCATTCTTAATTTGTGCCATTTGGGCAGTATGGTAGTAGTAGAAAGCTACTGCCATACCGCCTATAGAAAGGATAAATGTTAGATGCGATACAATTAGATACCGTATAATTTTCTTTTTCATTGTATTATGCTTAGTGTACAATTACTTGGCAGGAGAAGATTTTACTTCCCTCGTACCATATCTCGTACTGATAAGTACCTGGAGAATACACGTCACACTCTGGACTTCCCCAGCTTGTTAAATAAGAAACATTGTTATCAGCTCCGACAGCAGGTGTATACATACCATGTTTGTAAGTGTATCCGTTCGGCGAGTTCTTGTTGGCAATGAGTACACCATTGGGACGATAGATTTTGGCATACAATGTAATATTTCTGGCCCCGTTTAGACTTGAATAAATAATCTTTGGTTTCAGGTATTGTAATTTATTTCCGTAAAGCGGCTTCCCATAATCTTCTAAAATAGTCCCTTTATCGTTTGAGTTGGCAAATAACATTGTTCGGATTTTGATGGGACACTCAACTGGTTTTGAAGAAACAGTTACAGCCTTTTCTGAATTGCCCTGAATTTGCACTCCGGTTGAATACAATAATTCTCCTTCGGACCAGAATTCTATTCGGTAAGTTCCAGAAGTGTACGCATCTCCGGTTGTATTTCCCCAACCGGCTAAATTAATATATCCGGATCTGTTTAGAGTTACTTTTTGTTCATTAGTATATCCGGAGGGTGATCCTGTTCCAGTCATTAAGTTCCCCTGTGGAGTGATAATTTTATATTTGATGACCACTGAACTCTTCCCCGCAGGATTTTCATAGAAAATACGTGGAGACAAGTACTGAGTGGTGGTGGGGAGCTGTGTCCCAAATTGAGTAAGAATATTGTAACTTTTATCAGTATTTCCAAAAAGTGCCTTCGTTATTTTTAGTCCGTTCTCACTCTTTGCTTTTGACGGTTGCTGGTTGGTTGGGAGTTGAGGCGAGCGGCTAACCATAGCATTTGGGGTAGCATAGATAACTTTATATTTATCTGTTTTCCATGGATAATATCTAACATCTTTTATTTTGGCATTTTCTGTTGTTTGCTCTTGATATATAAAAACGGGAGTTTCGTCATCTGCAAACGAATAAATAGCCAATACACCTTCATGTGTGGAGCTGTTGGATAAGACAAATGCAAATTCTGTAAACTTCGTATATCCGTTAGCCAGTCGAGGGTAAAGTACTGCATTAGGTTTGACTTCTATAGGTTGTGCAAACAACTGCCATTGCCCCGTCCCTGTTTTATAGTTGTTTTTCTTTATAAAGTCTACGAGTGCCAGCCGACATTTTGCTGTCGGTGCTCCTTCCATAGCTTCTTTGCTTCCCCATAAGTTATTCAACAATTCAAAATCAGTTTTACTTAGGGTATAATTGGTAGATACATATCCCTTTTTCTCATTAGCTTTAATGTATGACCATCCATCTCCTTCTTTTTGGTAAGTGATGAGCTCCGAACCATAGGGCAGAGATTGGATACGATTATATTCTACATTTGCATTTTTATCGGAACGTTGCAACAAGCTGGATACGTATACATAGGTACGCTCTGCATCCCGATCAATGGTCATAGGTTTATACCAATATTGATGGCCGCAAAAGCCTATAATAGCGGCGATAATCAGGAACGACCACAAACCTCCGTGCCCCTTTTTAGGCGAAACTGTAGATGTTCGTCGGTTAGATGGAGTTCTTGGAGGAGGTGGCGGCGTTACCCGTGATTGTGTGGGGGGAGTAGAGGTCCGGTATTGTTTGATAGTGAATGTGTACGTTGCAATTTGCAGATCATTCTCAAAGAATTCAATAATCCATTGGCCAGCGGAGAATACATTTCCAGACATACTTCCGAAGCCATTCAAGGGATATGCAGATCGGGAACCTGTGA containing:
- a CDS encoding peptidase domain-containing ABC transporter gives rise to the protein MRINFPSYIQHDQMDCGPACLKIIAQNYGKRFSLKYLRDRCYATREGVSLFDIGRAAEEIGFRTLAIKVTFEDLIEKMPLPLIVHWKQSHFVVVHKITNRKVYISDPAQGLTHYNHKEFREAWEMCNGLGTIMILETTPEFHNMNEMETRASFSHFMKYLKPHHRYLGQVIVGMVAGILIGLLSPFISQSIVDFGIGSGNIQFVNTMLIAGMILAFSSMASDFIQSRLMLYVSERINMGMVSDFLRKTMSLPITFFERKMVSDLLTRIDDHGRIQSFIMSTFLGIFINILLFVIYSLLMLYYESNMFLVFMIGNTVYTGWIFLFLKQRKKLDNQLFGCRATNQNDLLELLENVNEIKINNIANKRRWKWELSRFKIYGLRVKNMNLDQIEATGASFIIHLQGLFITYIAALNVIEGTMTLGMMMAAQYILGQLNAPIKSMIGYVHSLQFARISLKRVNEVIWEEEPEISESKVSIPIEKGIKVKDLDFYYNPNLNKVLDNINLEIPEGKITAIVGESGSGKTTLLKLLLRFYKPTNGEIEVGGVPLDNIDLYRWRNSCGAVLQDGKLFNDTILYNITLEDEEMNVNQKQLVKAIQLANAENFINARPLKLYTPLGTNGSGLSQGQKQRILIARAIYKNPDFIFLDEATNSLDTNNEKQISKNLETILEGKTAIVIAHRLSTVKNAHNIVVMEKGKIVEQGTHQELINLKGIYYDLISSQLEIG
- a CDS encoding CPBP family intramembrane glutamic endopeptidase is translated as MKKIYLFLSFLIVILAYPLISLLTVLIIGNLVQNTTPWIRPMTLFSLATFILIFRKNIRCHSSFNRSLSLKTILSVCILTISMCIAIGMITPIPQNISLAKQELLNFPRFIYSLFLIPILEELCFRIIIINKFKGKMNQWIIITGTALLFGIIHTSSIYTMISMACFGFILAYLYVKSENGFLLILVHSLYSISVYCSYSVFWSITSRVLNYVYSPIYYIIVAISIMYIIYFFLKKKYV
- a CDS encoding glycosyltransferase family 2 protein, with product MNVNKPTTEKKLIDLNNDIIHNFDVSIVMSFYKRYTEFRKVLPHNAPYLQRNGIEVIIVLDDPDEKSELLMLLQNYPFINWKLIINERKHAPRNHASVLNVGLKHATKKYILQIDPEVEFLTDIIWQMRDAIEKYPMHYILAMMAYVPYEQELTENNIKELDFIPWGNLMVERNHLYKLHGYDETFITWGGEDNNMRARLDMSGIKKFILPEAKTIHREKNYDPNERSKRINKHSISDWRKMNYPSEAIANKDIWGSEFNKVIYDWQDNQYAKDLCYTYLQQFIGFEIRHPAAFRKRHKKIVLCQAYNEEKLIEGFLTNMANYFDGIILLDDESTDRTWDLAIHDKIILKVKKKRSGFNDLENRNILLDLSAFFQSEWFCFMDIDERFDERFTNFSEFENNKEIHVVSFRGVYLWNDEQSYKGDIPNSNKGILTVYRMFRPIGHTHINTHKKLHFIATPYFTNTWQSNILFKDYGSMKENDRIRKYERYIQEDQQKDMSSGYDYLLNSENLYQLDKIEEY
- the rsgA gene encoding ribosome small subunit-dependent GTPase A, whose amino-acid sequence is MKGLVIKNTGSWYQVKTDDGQLVECKIKGNFRLKGIRSTNPVAVGDRVQIILNQEGTAFISEIEDRKNYIIRRSSNLSKQSHILAANLDQCMLVVTVNYPETSTTFIDRFLASAEAYRVPVKILFNKVDAYDEDELHYLDSLITLYTQIGYPCFKISALTGEGVDAIREELKGRVTLFSGHSGVGKSTLINALVPGLEVKTAEISAYHNKGMHTTTFSEMFPVPGDGYIIDTPGIKGFGTFDMEEEEIGHYFPEIFKTSANCKYGNCTHRQEPGCAVRKAVEEHYISESRYTSYLSMLEDKEEGKYRAAY
- the frr gene encoding ribosome recycling factor; protein product: MVDVKTIIEESQEKMDMAVMYLEEALAHIRAGKASTRLLDGIRVDSYGSMVPISNVAAVTTPDARSITIKPWDKSMFRVIEKAIIDSDLGIMPENNGEIIRIGIPPLTEERRKQLAKQCKAEGETAKVSIRNARRDGIDALKKAVKDGLAEDEQKNAEAKLQKVHDKYIAKIEEMLAEKDKEIMTV
- a CDS encoding SH3 domain-containing protein, producing the protein MKTFKRFLFICIGLFIIVLSTQALEKYEVTANTFLNIRSHGSTNAPVIGTINHGGIVNVESIDGEWAKVSFNGGYGYVSTTYIRPVTPTPPAKAPTNTLSDWFRQTNYDCRPLVYIILGLSIVLFILRMRRGESTPLEDSEHTINLSLFITVCLLELFYVFSMGANSIWFCTPDKIGWLWTIINFFIFGAVVFNQWMCFFNTLNDVQYNSYATFNWTWGIYTWGICIIGAIICGFFFVGFLPVVGIGFLVGQSVQTGIIFNKVLPKGGWKHACICTLTYLIGSTATVLIVAHFLILLLIVLIALFLLSLLGKSSSSSGGKRCSNCSHLSGSSCNLSGRYISSPSTTYCDNYQ